One region of Oryzias latipes chromosome 6, ASM223467v1 genomic DNA includes:
- the zwilch gene encoding protein zwilch homolog, whose product MGSKVILNAKEFFSILRSLQVESSNDSVTFEEDIHIVKMNGDKIAAVNMYCGNQTIFVCEKATPKKCQPENQQMTSSCDDNDDDDAADDDIDVDDADDDGADDADADALQTELVPQPLTIMKARQLLSWYTLSLNPGMSIADKNPALHPLWVRCDMSDPAGTTWLGAEPVCVDTKITAIKLYSITCKCSTVDKRSLITLEELKQEHKKRHNSSSIGIKGSARFSLFGSTVVENTTIESQSSVTVDLKWSHVESVLEVPPLSSTATLNIKVATGDMRSPMFEMYRELEFLQTLADGLRTGETEWMEPLESMSAVNLTKSYLEELQSTAKTPRDQPAKTPETSKRKSETETPIFNSFLERGDMDFVEQLWIRMRKSVTSYQDIGDCLKLVIDALRYGDIKPWIHRDSSSSLSKLILQSYHQQVDHVSLTGITPVSMLLEMGLDKIRKDYINYLIGEELTTLNHLWYYLNTEVDLQEQVARLRKLHHLLDIIVTSSTFLCLPYDRLFHLTQSCLQYYKTAAYDEEHEFKLQIKPAMISHFYQKEHPIKWGVEVTSGHTPWEVRTSLQLSDRPLVDHVVFETDYPTDTASEDCEEPAFFSTMLCCSLVSCA is encoded by the exons ATGGGTTCGAAGGTGATACTTAACGCTAAGGAGTTTTTCTCTATTCTTCG GTCGCTTCAGGTTGAAAGTAGCAACGATTCAGTCACATTTGAG GAGGACATCCATATTGTAAAAATGAATGGGGACAAAATTGCTGCAGTGAACATGTATTGTGGCAACCAGACCATCTTTGTTTGTGAAAAAGCT AccccaaaaaaatgtcaaccagagaatcagcaaatgaCATCAAGCTGTGATGATAACGACGATGACGATGCTGCTGATGATGATATTGatgttgatgatgctgatgatgatggtgcTGATGATGCAGATGCAGATGCTCTGCAGACAGAACTGGTGCCACAGCCACTCACAATCATGAAAGCAAG GCAGTTGCTGTCTTGGTATACATTATCTTTGAATCCTGGTATGTCGATTGCTGACAAGAATCCCGCCTTACATCCTCTTTGGGTGCGCTGTGACATGTCTGACCCCGCTGGAACAACTTGGCTTGGGGCCGAACCAGTCTGCGTCGACACTAAAATAACTGCCATCAAACTCTACTCCATCACCTGCAAAT GTTCAACTGTGGACAAACGGTCTCTCATAACCTTAGAAGAATTAAAACAGGAGCATAAAAAAAGGCACAACTCGTCTTCT ATAGGGATTAAAGGCAGTGCTAGATTCAGTCTGTTTGGCTCCACTGTTGTCGAGAACACGACAATTGAGTCGCAAAGCAGTGTCACAGTGGACCTGAAGTGGAGTCATGTGGAGAGTGTCCTTGAGGTCCCACCTCTGTCCTCGACTGCAACACTG aaTATTAAAGTTGCTACTGGAGACATGAGAAGCCCCATGTTTGAGATGTACAGAGAACTAGAGTTTCTACAG actTTAGCAGATGGTTTGAGAACGGGTGAGACTGAATGGATGGAACCTTTGGAAAGCATGTCAGCTGTTAATCTGACCAAATCCTACCTAGAAG agCTTCAAAGTACAGCAAAGACACCCCGAGATCAGCCAGCAAAGACACCTGAG aCCTCAAAGAGGAAGTCTGAAACGGAAACTCCAATTTTCAACTCTTTCTTGGAAAGAGGAGACATGGACTTCGTGGAGCAGCTTTGGATTCGCATGAGAAAAA GCGTAACCTCATACCAGGATATTGGAGACTGCCTGAAGTTAGTCATTGACGCCCTAAGATACGGTGACATCAAGCCCTGG ATTCACAGAGACAGCAGCAGCTCCCTCAGCAAGCTCATTCTACAGTCCTACCACCAGCAGGTGGATCATGTTTCTCTGACAGGCATCACTCCTGTCAGCATGCTGCTAGAAATGGGTTTGGACAAGATAAGAAAAGACTACATCAACTACCTGATTG gTGAAGAGCTGACCACTCTGAATCACTTG TGGTATTATTTGAACACGGAAGTCGATTTGCAAGAGCAAGTGGCTCGACTCAGAAAACTGCACCATCTGCTGGACATCATCGTGACCAGCAGTACCTTCCTGTGTCTGCCCTACGACCGCCTCTTCCATCTCACTCA ATCATGCTTGCAGTACTACAAAACAGCCGCATATGATGAAGAGCACGAGTTTAAACTCCAGATCAAACCTGCAATGATCAGCCATTTCTATCAGAA AGAGCACCCCATTAAGTGGGGGGTGGAGGTGACCAGCGGACACACCCCCTGGGAGGTGCGGACATCCTTGCAGCTCAGCGACAGACCTCTAGTTGATCACGTCGTCTTTGAAACCG attaTCCAACGGACACAGCTAGTGAGGACTGCGAAGAGCCTGCTTTCTTTTCAACCATGTTGTGCTGCAGCCTTGTCAGCTGTGcataa
- the lctl gene encoding lactase-like protein isoform X2 produces the protein MRPSCAVSVCHVLMLVLCLSAAEDFDWTKDEHGSFYYGTFPAGFSWGAGGSAYQTEGAWDKDGKGLSIWDVFSHKKGKIQQNETGDSSCEGYYKVKDDVSLMKELMLNHYIFSISWPRIIPTGIKSDHINERGIQYYDQLINQLLENKITPIVTLYHWDLPQFLQEKYGGWQNISMVNHFNEFANLCFERFGNRVKHWITFSNPWSVAVEGYETGEHAPGLRLRGTGAYRAAHHIIKAHAKVWHTYDTQWRGKQRGLVGISLSGDWGEPVDISNQRDIEASERYVQFSLGWFATPIFHGDYPQVMKDFVGRKSAQQGLGTSRLPSFSPQEKSYIKGTCDFLGIGHFTTRYITHKNNPSGRSSSSFFTDRDVAELVDPRWPDPGSEWLYSVPWGFRRLLNFVKTQYGNPTIYVTENGVSEKMLCTELCDDWRIQYFKDYINEMLKAIKDGVNVKGYTAWSLLDKFEWDEGYSERFGLYYVDFRNKNKPRYPKASVQFYKQVISSNGFPNQREVENWRRKAVETCSSSNQLLAADPLTSHMEMVTEIVVPTVCTLSILLCAIFLMFLLRRRN, from the exons ATGCGGCCCAGCTGTGCAGTCAGTGTGTGCCATGTGCTTATGTTGGTGTTGTGTCTGTCTGCGGCTGAGGACTTCGACTGGACAAAGGACGAGCACGGCTCCTTCTATTATGGCACTTTTCcagctg GATTTTCGTGGGGGGCCGGAGGCTCGGCCTATCAAACAGAAGGAGCCTGGGACAAAGATGGAAAAGGACTGAGCATCTGGGATGTGTTCAGtcacaaaaaaggcaaaatccaACAAAATGAGACAGGAGATTCCTCTTGTGAGGGCTACTACAAAGTCAAG GATGATGTTTCTCTGATGAAGGAACTGATGCTTAACCACTACATTTTCTCCATCTCCTGGCCCAGGATCATTCCCACTGGAATAAAGT CTGACCATATAAATGAAAGAGGAATACAGTATTATGATCAACTGATCAACCAACTTTTGGAAAACAAGATCACGCCCATTGTCACGCTGTATCATTGGGACCTTCCTCAG TTTCTACAAGAGAAATATGGAGGATGGCAGAACATCAGCATGGTCAATCATTTTAATGAGTTTGCAAACTTGTGCTTTGAGAGATTTGGCAACAGAGTGAAGCACTGGATTACCTTCAGCAATCCATGG TCTGTAGCAGTTGAGGGGTATGAAACCGGAGAACACGCCCCTGGGCTAAGGTTGAGAGGGACGGGGGCATACAGAGCTGCACATCACATTATTAAG GCTCACGCTAAGGTTTGGCACACTTACGATACACAGtggagaggaaaacaaagag GTCTGGTTGGCATCTCTTTGTCGGGGGACTGGGGTGAGCCGGTGGACATCAGCAACCAGAGAGACATTGAAGCATCTGAGAGGTATGTCCAATTCTCCCTGGGCTGGTTCGCCACCCCCATCTTTCATGGTGACTACCCTCAGGTGATGAAAGACTTTGTTG GAAGGAAGAGTGCTCAACAGGGGCTGGGGACATCACGACTGCCCTCGTTTTCCCCCCAAGAGAAGAGCTACATCAAAGGGACTTGTGACTTCCTCGGTATCGGTCATTTCACCACTCGCTACATCACCCACAAGAACAACCCATCAGGccggagcagcagcagcttcttcaCTGACCGGGACGTGGCTGAGCTGGTTGACCCGCGCTGGCCTGACCCCGGATCAGAGTGGCTCTATTCTGTCCCCTGGGGTTTTAGACGGTTGCTGAATTTTGTCAAG ACTCAGTATGGAAACCCAACCATTTATGTGACAGAGAATGGAGTCTCTGAGAAAATGTTGTGCACGGAGCTGTGTGACGATTGGAGGATCCAGTATTTCAAAGACTACATCAATGAGATGCTGAAAG CAATCAAAGATGGAGTAAATGTGAAAGGCTACACCGCATGGTCCCTACTGGACAAGTTTGAGTGGGATGAAGGGTACTCGGAGAGATTTGGACTGTATTATGTGGacttcagaaacaaaaacaagcctCGCTATCCCAAAGCTTCAGTCCAGTTTTACAAACAAGTAATCAGCTCCAACGGATTTCCAAACCAAAGAGAG GTTGAAAACTGGAGGAGGAAGGCGGTAGAAACCTGCTCTTCAAGCAATCAGCTGCTGGCAGCAG ACCCCCTGACCAGCCACATGGAGATGGTGACTGAGATCGTTGTTCCCACCGTGTGCACGCTCTCCATTCTGCTCTGTGCCATCTTCCTTATGTTCCTGCTGCGGCGGCGGAACTAG
- the lctl gene encoding lactase-like protein isoform X3 yields MRPSCAVSVCHVLMLVLCLSAAEDFDWTKDEHGSFYYGTFPAGFSWGAGGSAYQTEGAWDKDGKGLSIWDVFSHKKGKIQQNETGDSSCEGYYKVKDDVSLMKELMLNHYIFSISWPRIIPTGIKSDHINERGIQYYDQLINQLLENKITPIVTLYHWDLPQFLQEKYGGWQNISMVNHFNEFANLCFERFGNRVKHWITFSNPWSVAVEGYETGEHAPGLRLRGTGAYRAAHHIIKAHAKVWHTYDTQWRGKQRGLVGISLSGDWGEPVDISNQRDIEASERYVQFSLGWFATPIFHGDYPQVMKDFVGRKSAQQGLGTSRLPSFSPQEKSYIKGTCDFLGIGHFTTRYITHKNNPSGRSSSSFFTDRDVAELVDPRWPDPGSEWLYSVPWGFRRLLNFVKTQYGNPTIYVTENGVSEKMLCTELCDDWRIQYFKDYINEMLKAIKDGVNVKGYTAWSLLDKFEWDEGYSERFGLYYVDFRNKNKPRYPKASVQFYKQVISSNGFPNQREVENWRRKAVETCSSSNQLLAAARRIPQEHAEKPKVWPVHDEV; encoded by the exons ATGCGGCCCAGCTGTGCAGTCAGTGTGTGCCATGTGCTTATGTTGGTGTTGTGTCTGTCTGCGGCTGAGGACTTCGACTGGACAAAGGACGAGCACGGCTCCTTCTATTATGGCACTTTTCcagctg GATTTTCGTGGGGGGCCGGAGGCTCGGCCTATCAAACAGAAGGAGCCTGGGACAAAGATGGAAAAGGACTGAGCATCTGGGATGTGTTCAGtcacaaaaaaggcaaaatccaACAAAATGAGACAGGAGATTCCTCTTGTGAGGGCTACTACAAAGTCAAG GATGATGTTTCTCTGATGAAGGAACTGATGCTTAACCACTACATTTTCTCCATCTCCTGGCCCAGGATCATTCCCACTGGAATAAAGT CTGACCATATAAATGAAAGAGGAATACAGTATTATGATCAACTGATCAACCAACTTTTGGAAAACAAGATCACGCCCATTGTCACGCTGTATCATTGGGACCTTCCTCAG TTTCTACAAGAGAAATATGGAGGATGGCAGAACATCAGCATGGTCAATCATTTTAATGAGTTTGCAAACTTGTGCTTTGAGAGATTTGGCAACAGAGTGAAGCACTGGATTACCTTCAGCAATCCATGG TCTGTAGCAGTTGAGGGGTATGAAACCGGAGAACACGCCCCTGGGCTAAGGTTGAGAGGGACGGGGGCATACAGAGCTGCACATCACATTATTAAG GCTCACGCTAAGGTTTGGCACACTTACGATACACAGtggagaggaaaacaaagag GTCTGGTTGGCATCTCTTTGTCGGGGGACTGGGGTGAGCCGGTGGACATCAGCAACCAGAGAGACATTGAAGCATCTGAGAGGTATGTCCAATTCTCCCTGGGCTGGTTCGCCACCCCCATCTTTCATGGTGACTACCCTCAGGTGATGAAAGACTTTGTTG GAAGGAAGAGTGCTCAACAGGGGCTGGGGACATCACGACTGCCCTCGTTTTCCCCCCAAGAGAAGAGCTACATCAAAGGGACTTGTGACTTCCTCGGTATCGGTCATTTCACCACTCGCTACATCACCCACAAGAACAACCCATCAGGccggagcagcagcagcttcttcaCTGACCGGGACGTGGCTGAGCTGGTTGACCCGCGCTGGCCTGACCCCGGATCAGAGTGGCTCTATTCTGTCCCCTGGGGTTTTAGACGGTTGCTGAATTTTGTCAAG ACTCAGTATGGAAACCCAACCATTTATGTGACAGAGAATGGAGTCTCTGAGAAAATGTTGTGCACGGAGCTGTGTGACGATTGGAGGATCCAGTATTTCAAAGACTACATCAATGAGATGCTGAAAG CAATCAAAGATGGAGTAAATGTGAAAGGCTACACCGCATGGTCCCTACTGGACAAGTTTGAGTGGGATGAAGGGTACTCGGAGAGATTTGGACTGTATTATGTGGacttcagaaacaaaaacaagcctCGCTATCCCAAAGCTTCAGTCCAGTTTTACAAACAAGTAATCAGCTCCAACGGATTTCCAAACCAAAGAGAG GTTGAAAACTGGAGGAGGAAGGCGGTAGAAACCTGCTCTTCAAGCAATCAGCTGCTGGCAGCAG CTAGAAGAATACCCCAGGAACATGCAGAAAAGCCCAAGGTTTGGCCAGTGCATGATGAAGTTTAG
- the lctl gene encoding lactase-like protein isoform X1: protein MRPSCAVSVCHVLMLVLCLSAAEDFDWTKDEHGSFYYGTFPAGFSWGAGGSAYQTEGAWDKDGKGLSIWDVFSHKKGKIQQNETGDSSCEGYYKVKDDVSLMKELMLNHYIFSISWPRIIPTGIKSDHINERGIQYYDQLINQLLENKITPIVTLYHWDLPQFLQEKYGGWQNISMVNHFNEFANLCFERFGNRVKHWITFSNPWSVAVEGYETGEHAPGLRLRGTGAYRAAHHIIKAHAKVWHTYDTQWRGKQRGLVGISLSGDWGEPVDISNQRDIEASERYVQFSLGWFATPIFHGDYPQVMKDFVGRKSAQQGLGTSRLPSFSPQEKSYIKGTCDFLGIGHFTTRYITHKNNPSGRSSSSFFTDRDVAELVDPRWPDPGSEWLYSVPWGFRRLLNFVKTQYGNPTIYVTENGVSEKMLCTELCDDWRIQYFKDYINEMLKAIKDGVNVKGYTAWSLLDKFEWDEGYSERFGLYYVDFRNKNKPRYPKASVQFYKQVISSNGFPNQREVENWRRKAVETCSSSNQLLAAEEQRSTAANILRLIHDPLTSHMEMVTEIVVPTVCTLSILLCAIFLMFLLRRRN, encoded by the exons ATGCGGCCCAGCTGTGCAGTCAGTGTGTGCCATGTGCTTATGTTGGTGTTGTGTCTGTCTGCGGCTGAGGACTTCGACTGGACAAAGGACGAGCACGGCTCCTTCTATTATGGCACTTTTCcagctg GATTTTCGTGGGGGGCCGGAGGCTCGGCCTATCAAACAGAAGGAGCCTGGGACAAAGATGGAAAAGGACTGAGCATCTGGGATGTGTTCAGtcacaaaaaaggcaaaatccaACAAAATGAGACAGGAGATTCCTCTTGTGAGGGCTACTACAAAGTCAAG GATGATGTTTCTCTGATGAAGGAACTGATGCTTAACCACTACATTTTCTCCATCTCCTGGCCCAGGATCATTCCCACTGGAATAAAGT CTGACCATATAAATGAAAGAGGAATACAGTATTATGATCAACTGATCAACCAACTTTTGGAAAACAAGATCACGCCCATTGTCACGCTGTATCATTGGGACCTTCCTCAG TTTCTACAAGAGAAATATGGAGGATGGCAGAACATCAGCATGGTCAATCATTTTAATGAGTTTGCAAACTTGTGCTTTGAGAGATTTGGCAACAGAGTGAAGCACTGGATTACCTTCAGCAATCCATGG TCTGTAGCAGTTGAGGGGTATGAAACCGGAGAACACGCCCCTGGGCTAAGGTTGAGAGGGACGGGGGCATACAGAGCTGCACATCACATTATTAAG GCTCACGCTAAGGTTTGGCACACTTACGATACACAGtggagaggaaaacaaagag GTCTGGTTGGCATCTCTTTGTCGGGGGACTGGGGTGAGCCGGTGGACATCAGCAACCAGAGAGACATTGAAGCATCTGAGAGGTATGTCCAATTCTCCCTGGGCTGGTTCGCCACCCCCATCTTTCATGGTGACTACCCTCAGGTGATGAAAGACTTTGTTG GAAGGAAGAGTGCTCAACAGGGGCTGGGGACATCACGACTGCCCTCGTTTTCCCCCCAAGAGAAGAGCTACATCAAAGGGACTTGTGACTTCCTCGGTATCGGTCATTTCACCACTCGCTACATCACCCACAAGAACAACCCATCAGGccggagcagcagcagcttcttcaCTGACCGGGACGTGGCTGAGCTGGTTGACCCGCGCTGGCCTGACCCCGGATCAGAGTGGCTCTATTCTGTCCCCTGGGGTTTTAGACGGTTGCTGAATTTTGTCAAG ACTCAGTATGGAAACCCAACCATTTATGTGACAGAGAATGGAGTCTCTGAGAAAATGTTGTGCACGGAGCTGTGTGACGATTGGAGGATCCAGTATTTCAAAGACTACATCAATGAGATGCTGAAAG CAATCAAAGATGGAGTAAATGTGAAAGGCTACACCGCATGGTCCCTACTGGACAAGTTTGAGTGGGATGAAGGGTACTCGGAGAGATTTGGACTGTATTATGTGGacttcagaaacaaaaacaagcctCGCTATCCCAAAGCTTCAGTCCAGTTTTACAAACAAGTAATCAGCTCCAACGGATTTCCAAACCAAAGAGAG GTTGAAAACTGGAGGAGGAAGGCGGTAGAAACCTGCTCTTCAAGCAATCAGCTGCTGGCAGCAG AGGAACAGCGGAGTACTGCTGCCAATATTCTCAGACTTATACATG ACCCCCTGACCAGCCACATGGAGATGGTGACTGAGATCGTTGTTCCCACCGTGTGCACGCTCTCCATTCTGCTCTGTGCCATCTTCCTTATGTTCCTGCTGCGGCGGCGGAACTAG